GACCACATTATGGACACAGATTATTGCCCCCCACAAGATGTTTGCGCCCTCGCATCAGCGTACGCTGCCGTGCGGCTACCGTGCAACGCTAACTGTAGCGCCGAAGAAGCCGATTGTTTTTTTGGAAAAGTTACCAAACTTCGTTATTCGTCTTGTAGGTCTACCACCGTTTGGGTATTGCCAGATGCCGACATTTTTTGCATACGGACCGTGGTTGCCATACGGCACGACTACGGTGCCCTCGTAGATCCAGGATTGCAAAGCATTCCGACGAATGCCTTGCAGCGAGGTCGTTCCCACGACGGTTGCCATCGAACCAGAGATTTGCAGCTGCGAGATTTTATTGTTATTGCTTCTTCCTCCAGACTCGTAGGTAATGTGACTGCCGTCCCATTGGACCTGTCCGGCAACACCGACACTCTGACTTATTGACAGTTTCAAGAATGTTTGGCCGCCTTTGGGCAACTCTGCAAGTCCTGGAGCTTGTCCGTTGGAGCCGTCCACAAACAGATTTCCCGCATCGTCATAACCGCAATAGTTTGCCTCTAAGGTGGAGTTGTAGATGGCTGGTGCCCCTGAACTAGGCGTGAAGATGGCGACTTCTGTAATACCGAAGACTACGGCGAGGCTTCCGGTTGTCCGGTCCACAGAACAGCCTTCAGCGTTATCGCCCGGAAGGCTGAAGGTCGCGATGGGCGTTGTCCCAGCGTGCGCGAACTCGACCACTGCGGCGTTGTTCGAAATAAAAACGTTTCCAATTGCGTCCGAGCAAGCGGCACTGAAAACCCCGTGATAACCTTCTATGGTTCCTACGAGCTTGCCCTTGGGATAGGAAAGCACGCAGCTTCCGCCACAGCCTCCGACGACGTATATCAAGTCCTCCGCGCGTGCTTCGGGAAGCATCCAAGATCTGCTTTTTACCCCATGGCTCGTCAGCACTCTAGCGCGAAACCCAGCCCGCGGCTCCATGCCCTGCCCTTGTAAGCCGCTGCATGCCGATAACATTGAAATGACCGCCACAACAGGAATTGCGCGGCCGAACAGGAGTTTCACAGCGCAGCCCTCCTTGTTTGAAGCGAGTTCGACGACTGGAAACGCTTCCCCGCGCTCGGCAACCCTTGTCGGTGCCGACATAGGCTGTGCCGGCGCGCCCGGCCGCTCCCGGGGGCGCTCCGGCGCAACTTCTGCAATGACTTTCGGCCTCCGCGTTGTGCGCAGCGAGCTCGGCCGCACCTGCGCGGTGCTATGGCGGAGCGGTGGGGCGATCGAGAGGCCGCTCCGGCACGACTTCGGCAATGACTTTGGGCCGACGCGGTGCGCGCGGCGTTCGTAAGCCGTCGAATCCGGCAACGCGTCCGGTTGGCAAGATCAAGCTAATGGCGCCGAGCAATGCGAGGGTCGCATCGGCCGATCCCCAACCGCTCAAGGTCGCGACCGCGCCCCGGGCCGCCATATAGTTCAGCGGTAGCAGCACCCCGAAAAACGCGCCGAGGCGAGTAAACAGGCCGAGCACCAGCGATATTCCAACGAGGAGTTCGCCGAGTCGCACGAGCTCTGCGAAGATCGCTGCATTCGGCGCAACGACGCCGACCATGAAGTCGTGGTACGGTCCGCTCGTCGACGCGATGCCTTGCTGCACGTACGTGCTAAAGCGTCCGTTCGGTGGCAGAAAACTCGCGCCGTTCAGAAACTTGGGTATCGCATGAATGATCCAAACCGCTCCGGTAAGGATCCGCGCAATAGCAAGCCACCCGGCATAGGTTCGCGATGCCGGCAAGATCATGCGACGACTTCCTTTCGCGTTTGAATGAGGCGCGCAATCATGGAGGCGGCGTCCTCCGCCGCATGGGGACGGCCTAGTGTGGCTGCCGCGGCGAGCATGCGCTCACGTTCGCCGGGGTCGAGCAGAAGCGATTCGACCGTTCGCGTGAGCTCCGCGAAGCGGCGCGTCCGCACGGCGGCTCCGGTTTCGACGAGCACCCGAGCGTTGCGTTCTTCTTGCCCCGGCAATGGTTTGCAAATGACCAGCGGGATTTGCGCGACCAGCGCTTCGGCCGTCGTGAGTCCCCCGGGCTTGGTGATCAGCACGTCGGCGGCATGCATGTAATCGTAGACGTTCTCCACGAAGGGCAACACGCGCACGGGATAGTTGAGCGTTTCCGCCGTCTGCGCCAGCCGCGTTCCGATGCGCGCGTTTCTTCCGGCGATCACAACGGCGGCCAACGGCGCATCGACATCGCGCAGCGCCACCAATAGGCGCTCGATCGGCGCGATCCCCAAGCCGCCGCCCATCAGCAACGTTACGTGACGGTCGCGCGGAAGGTCGAGCCGTTCGCGCAGCGACGCACGGCTTTCTTGCGTCGGCACGAACTCACGCCGAACGGGGATGCCACTGGCAACGATGATCTCCGCGGCAACGCCGCGTGCCAGCATCGACTCGCGCACTTCTTCGCTCGCAACCACGTAGCGCTCGATATTCTCGTGTATCCAAAAGCCATGCGCTGCGAAATCCGTGATGACCGCGACCACCGGAGGTGCGTCGGCGAAGCGATTCTTGTACTCGGCCATTGCGCCGCACGGAAATGCGTGCGTGCAGACCACGACGTCCGGACGCTCGCGAACGATTAAAGACCGAAGGTTGCTCGCGGTGAACTGGTGCGCCCAGGTGCGAAAGCGTCCGACCTCGGTCGCGCGCTCGGCACGGTGATAAATATAGCGGTAAAGCTGCGGCGTCGTCTTGACCATCCGAATGTAGCCGTCTGCGACAATCCGCGAAACGACGAGCGCGGCGTACCGATATGAATCGACGACGGTCGTCGTCGCGTCCGGCTCGATGCGGTGAAGCTCGTCTGCCACCGCGTTGGCGGCCGACAAGTGACCCACCCCGACACTGGCAGAGAGAAAAAGTACGCGAATTATCCGATCTCCCCGTTGTGCCCGCTACGCTCCTCTTCTTCTTGCGCATAGGCAATGAAATCGTCGAGGATCTCCTGCGCCAGCTGCTCGTCCTCGAGCAAGTTGCCGTTCAGATCGGTAACAATGAAGTCATCGTCTTCCGCCTCGGATCGTTCGTGACGCAGCACGGCATAGGAGAGTTCGCTCTCCGGATCTTCGAGAATTCCGATGACTTCAAACGGCAATGTCGTGCCGTCCTCGGTCTCAATGGTCAGCGTCTCGCTCAGTTCCAGAGCGTGCGGCGCATCGCTCTCCGCGTTTGAAGTTGTCATCGAAAGCTTCCTTTCCGCCGTTACTGCAAGCAGCGCGCCACGTTGGCTTGGTGTTCCGCAAGCGTTTTCGCGAAGACGTGACGGCCGTTTCCGCAGTAGACGTAGTAGAGATCGTCGCCCTTCGACGGATCGAACGCAGCTTCCAGTGAAAGCCGCCCGGGATTGGCGATTGGCGTGGGCGGAAGCCCGGCGTGTTCGTACGTATTATACGGCGAATCGACTTTCAGATCGCCATACGTAAGTAGGCTCTTGTGCGCCGGCAGGGCGTATTCGATGGCCGCATCCACTTGAAGCGGCATTCCCAGCGCGAGCCGATTATAAATCACCTCGGCAATTCGCGGCCGATCGATTTCGCTCTTGGCTTCGCGCTCCACGAGCGACGCCACGATCACGGCTTGCGGCACGGTCAGGTGCAAAGCCCGAGCCGCTGAGGCCGCGCCCGCGGGCAGCTCCTTGAAGAACTCGGCGATCATCGGCGCCGAGGCCTGTTGCGGGGAGGCGCCAAGCGGCAGCAGGTAGGTGCTGGGAAAGAGAAACCCTTCGAGATTGCGTGTGGGGGTGCCGTCGACCACCAGCCGATGGTCCAAGAACTCCCGCAGGAACGCTTTCGCGGAACCGATGCCGCTGTTTTGCAGGCGTTCGGCAATTTGAGCCGCGGTAAACCCCTCGGGGATCGTCACCCAGGCGGCGACTTGGGCGCCGCCGGTGACCAGCGCGTGCAGCACCTCACTCTGCGTCAGATGCGGCGCGAATTCATACTCGCCGGCGCGAACGTCGGCTTCTTCTCCGCGCACGTGCGCGAGGATTCGAAATGTCGTGACGTTGCCGATGATCCCCGCGGCCGCGAGTTGTTGTTCCGCCTGGGTGAAGGTCAGGCCTCGATCGATGATCACTCGGCCGCCGGCGGTTGGATGCGAACGGTCGGCGTAAACGAGAAACCAAAGCCATCCCAAGCTCGCAACGATCAAGAGCACAAGCACGGCTGCGGCCAGCAAAGCTCGGCGCATCGACGCTATTCACCGGACTTTCTGCGGCGACGGAGCAGAAACGACTCTAGAATAAGCGCGGCGGCCATTCGGTCGACGATCTGACGCCGTTTGCCGCGGGAGACATCGGCGGCGATAAGGCTCTTCGTCGCCTGCGCAGTCGTTAGACGTTCGTCCACGCGGTGAATCACGCCAGTAAAAACGCCGCGCAAAGACTCGACGAACTCATCCATAGCTCGGGCCGCAATACCGCGTTCGCCCTGCAGCGTGATCGGATCGCCGACTACCAATTCCTTCACGTCGTATGACTCCAAGTATTCCTTGATTGCGGCAAGATCTTCACGGCGGTTGCGGCGCTCGATCGTCGCAACGGGCAGACCGAAACTGGCGCTTGGGTCGGCGACGGCAACGCCGATGCGCTTACTGCCGACGTCGAGTGCCATGAGCATCGCTATGCCTTCAGGCTCGCCAACTGCGCGAGCGCCCGCGGCCGTTTCCCGAGATGATGCGCGACCAGCTCGTCGATCGCGCTCGCGGCCGAAGGCGTTGATGCGATCGCGGCTCCGTCGCTCGCTTTGGGCCGCGCGAGCGCGCGAAGGTTGAGTACGTCGTCCTCTTGGAGCTCGGGAAGATTTTGCCAGCCTTCGCGACAGCCGGGGTCGATCAGGCCGCCGGCTTGAGCGTCGAGCCAAACCGCTCCCGAGGGCAATGCCTTCCCACAGCGCACGCACGTCGTCAGCGGGGGACTCAAACCGAGCATTTGCAGCAAACGAAGCGAGAAGCGCGGCAGCAGGCGGCGCGGGGAGGACGAGGCTGCGATCGCTCCGATAACGCCCGTCAGCAGCGCGTAGACGTCGGGCAGCGCGAGATCCGGTTCGCAGAAGGCGTCGATCAGTTCGGCGGCAACGGCCGCCACGCCGTACCGTTCCGGCTCGACTAGCCGCGTCCACGGCGTCGCGACGATGTCCGCCGACGCGATCACGTCGAGCGACCGGCCGCGATGCATCACGAACTGGCACTCGTTCAGAAACTCCACTCGTCCCGCGAGGTGACTGCGCGGACGGCGTACGCCCTTGGCAACCCCGTCGAGCTTTCCGCATTCGAGCGTAAATAACGTGAGGATGCGATCGGCTTCGCCGAGTTGCCGTCCCCGCAACACCACGCCTCGCGTCTTATAGGCGCGCGGCTGCGTCAGTCTCCTCCGCTTCCGGCGCCTGCGCCATTGCGCCGTTGGTGTAAACGCGAACCGCCAGAATTCGCCGCCCTCGCGTGCGGTCGACCCGCAAGCGCGTATGGTCGGCCCCTTCGATCTCCTCGCCCTCCTTGGGAAGGCGCCCGAAAAGGCCGACCGTATATCCGCCTATCGTCTCAAAATCTTCGGTCGGCAGCTGGGTTCCGAGTTTCGCGTTGACGTCTTCGATGTTCGTGCCGGCTTCGACGACCGCTTCGTTTCCGGAAACGACCGAGATCGACTCTTGCTCGTCCTCGTCGTGCTCGTCTCGAATCTCACCCACGATCTCCTCGAGCAAGTCTTCCATCGTCACGAGCCCGGCGGTGCCGCCATATTCGTCGACGACGATCGCAAGCGAGAATTTATCGCGCTGCATCTCGCGCAGCAAGTCCGCGATTTTTTTCATCTCAGGAACGTGAACGACCGGACGCATCAGCGACCGCACGTTGGCGTGCGCGAGCGAACCATTGGCGAGCGCGACGAGCAGCTCGCGGTCGTGAATGACGCCGACGATATCGTCTTTGGATTCCTGATAGACCGGCAGCTTTGAATATCCCTCAGCGACGACGACGTCGAGCACGCGGCGGGGCGAATCGTCCACCGAGACGGCGACCATCTCGGGCCGCGGCTTCATGACCTCGCGCACGATCGTATCGCCAAACTCCATCACCGAATGGATGAGCTCTCGCTCTTGTTCTTCGATTACTCGCTGCTCGGCGCCGACGTTGACGAGCGCGCGAATATCTTCTTCGGTCACGTACGGCCGGTGCGCGTGCTTCACGCCGAACAATCGAAGGATGAGGTCGGTGGTCACTTGGAACGTTCGCGCGACCGGCGTGAGCAGCGACGCCGCATAGCGCATCGGCAGCGCCAATCGCAGCGCCCAACGTTCGCTATCGCCGGTCGCCACGGTCTTAGGCACGATTTCGCCAAAGAGCAGAAACACCACGGCCATGACCGCGGTTGAAATGACGGCGCCCGACGGAATCCCGAGCTTTAGCGCGATGTACGTTGCGAGCGAATCGGCGGCCAGCAACACGATCGTGTTTCCAACCAAGATGGCGGTAAGAAAGCGCATCTTATCGTCGACAAGCCGCTGAAGGTTCACCGATCCCTTGACGCGTCGCTCGGCGATTGCGCGGGCCCGTAAGCGCGAGATGGAGACGAGCGCTGCCTCGGAGGCGGCGAAGAAGCCCGCCAATAGGACGAGGACGACCAGCGCGGCGATCTCGTAAGGGAGGGCTTCGGGACTCCTAGGGACCGGGTCCGTGTTCAAATCGGCGCCATTATAGCACAACGTGAGGGCGCACTAGCACGTAGATCGCCAGGGCGCTCAGCGTGCCGAGAACCGCTCCCCAAAAAACCTCGAATGGACGATGGATTCGCGCTTCAACCCGGCTCTGCGCGACGAGGAAGGCGATAAAGTACGCCAGGATCGCTGCCAGAGGCTTCTGATAGAAGAATGCCAGCATCGTGGCGCCGGCAAAGGCCAACGCGGTATGGCCTGAGACGGCCCCGCCCTGCAGCGCCGATCCCCGGCCGACCCAGGCCTTAGCGAAAACGGTGGCGATGGCGACGACCGCCAAACAAATAAGGGCGACGTTCGCGGGCACCGACTGCACCGCGGCGAAGACGCGTTCGCCGCCGCTAATGATCCCCTGATACAGGATCAAGTAGCCCGCAAGCGCCGCACCGATCGCCGCGATCAAGACCGCGCCGGCCGCGGCATCCTTCGCGCTCTTTGCCAGCGGATGGTGCGCAACCGTGAGCAGATCGACGATCGCCTCGACCGCCGTGTTCATCAGCTCGAGGCTCAGTACGAGCGCGACCAACGCGATGGTAGCGACGACGTAATAACGGTCGAGGCGAAGAATGAGCGTCGCCAACAGCACCAGCGCGGCAATGAGAAAATGCACGCGCATGTTCGGCTCGCTGCGCGTGGCGTAGATAATTCCTTCGAATGCATGGTGGAACGACCGTAAGAAACGGCTCTGATCGATCGGCAGATAGTGCGGCGGTCGTTTACCGCGATCGTCGACCGGCTGTTGCATCAACCGTTCCGCCCATACGGCCACGGCAGTGCGATTGCCTGGGCGAGACGCCGTTCTTCCCGCCGCATCATCCGCCGCTCGGCCGGCTCGATATGATCGTGCCCCTGGAGATGAAGCAACCCGTGAATGAGCAACCGGTAGAGCTCAGATTGCAACGAAGCGTCGTACGCCTTGGCTTGACGTTGGGCCGTCTCTACCGAGATGACGACGTCGCCCAGCAACCGTTCGCGGACGAGCGGCTCGCTGTCGCCCGCCAGCGGAAAGCTGAGGACGTCGGTTGCGGCATCCTTTCCGCGATACTCGCGATTGAGCGTACGAATCTCCTCGTCGGCCACCAAGGTCAGCGAAAGTGCGTCGTCCTTTTCAGCGGCGACGGCGAGCAACCGTTGTGCAGTCGCGACCAGCGCGCGCCCGTTGACGCCGCTGCGCCGAACGCCGTTGCGATAGTAAATCATAGGGAGGGGGCGCCGGCGTACGCGCGGACAATTTTCGCGACGAGGGGGTGGCGCACGACGTCGGTTTCGTCGAATTCAACGACGCCAACTTCGTCGATACCGGCAAGCCGCGACGCGGCGGTGCGCAGACCGCTGCGTTGTCCCGACGGCAGGTCGATCTGCGTCACGTCGCCGGTAACCACCATTTTCGAGCCGCTGCCCAGTCGCGTCAAGAACATCTTGAGCTGATCGTCGGTCGCGTTTTGTGCTTCGTCGAGAATGACGAACGCGTCGGAAAGGGTGCGCCCGCGCATATATGCGAGCGGCGCGATCTCGAGCGTTCCCCGTTCGATATATTTGTTGACTTGCGAATCCTCGAGCATCTCTGCGAGAACGTCGAAGAGCGGTCGCATATAGGGATCGAACTTTTCGCGAAGGTCGCCCGGGAGAAATCCGAGCCTTTCGCCCGCCTCCACGGCGGGCCGCGAGAGGATCACCCGCGTTACCTCGTGTTTTTTGAGCGCTCGCACGGCCATGACCACGGCGAGGTAGGTCTTCCCCGTACCAGCCGGGCCGATTCCAAACGTTAGCGTCGCTTCGTCGATCGAATGCACGAAACGCCGCTGCCCTGCGGTACGCGGGCGGACTTCACGGCCACGATGATTCCGAAGGAGGGTCGCGGGCACGGGCGCACTGCGGTCGCCGCCCGTATCGGACATTGCGAGCGTTACGTCCTCAGGCGTGATGTGCGCCCCTCCGACCGCGGCATCGAGGATGCGCCGGATAACGGCCTCCGCCCGGGCCACCGCATCGTCCGCCCCGGCAAGCACCAAGCGATCGCCGTCGGTCCGCACCGCGACGCCGAGCGTCGATTCAATGGCGGAGAGATTGCGATCGTACTCTCCAAAAAGCCGGACGCGGTCGAGCAGTGCGCCAAGATCGACGGATCGGGTCAAGCACGGGACCTATTCGTCGCGAAGCGCCAGGGGCTTTCCGAGAACCTCGGCCGCGAGGACGGCCTGCACCAGAGCGCGGCGATCGCCGAAGAAACGCCTCGGCCGGCGTGGCGGCTCCGGCGGCGGCTCAATGCTACCCGGCGGCGACGACCGTCGCGGGGCGGCAGCCGGCGCTACAACCGGCGCTGGGGGCGGGGTCATGACGGCGGGCGAAGGCCGCGGAACCTGGCGTAGACGGCTCGCGGGCGCTTGGCGCAGCTGCGCCTGCTTACGCAGACTGGAAACCATGCTTCCGATCACGCCGACGATCAGCAGCACGATCCAAACTACCATGCCGATATCGCGCACGAAGGTTACTTCTGAATCGGGCCGGTGATTGGCGGCTGCTGCTGCGCGTCGGTCTGCGCCTCGGTTGACGTGCCGATCGCGCCGCGCATCTCCGTATCGGCCTGCACGTTCTTGAGCCGATAGTAATCCATAACGCCGAGGTTGCCCCGAACGAACGCTTGGGCAATCGCCTGGGGAATGGCAGCCTCCGCCTCGACCACCTTGGCGCGCATCGCTTGAGTCTCGGCTTTCTGTTCTTGTTCGGCCGCCAAGGCCGCATATTGCCGCTCCGCGGCTTTCGCCTGAGCGATCCGGCGGTCGGCTTCGGCCTGACTCGTCTGCAACTCGGCGCCGATATTTTTACCGACGTCCACGTCGGCAATGTCGATCGAAACGATTTCGAACGCCGTCCCCGCATCGAGACCTTTTGCCAGCACCGTCTTGCTGATCCGATCGGGATACTCCAGCACTTCTTTGTGATCGATCGCCGCGCCGACGGCGGAAACGACACCTTCGCCGACCCGCGCTACGATCGTTGGCTCGCCGGCTCCCCCGACGTATCGATCCAAATTGCTTCGCACGGTAATTCGCGCCTTGACGTTGAGCTGAATACCGTTTTGAGCGACGCCTTGGAAGATGGGCGTTTCGATCACTTTGGGAGTCACCGACGTCTGCAACGCTTCGAGGACGTTGCGCCCCGCCAAATCGATCGCCGCAGCGCGCTGCCATTCGAGTGGAATTTGGGCGCGCTGAGCTGCGATCATTGCCAAGGTAACGTTCTCGACGTTTCCGCCGGCGAGATAATGCGACTGCATTTGATCGACCGTAAGATTGAGACCGGCTTTACGCGCTCGCACGTAGTTGGTGACGATGATACCCGGCGGTATCCCGATCAGGCGCATGCGCACAAGGGCGACGATACCGAGCGGAACGCCAGCCGCAATCGTTCGAATCCACAGACCGATCGGAAAATAGTAGAGAAACGCGAAGAACGCGATAACGGCGATCACGAAGATGATCGCGCCGCTGACGGCTATCATGAGGTCTGCTCCTATCCTGAGACCGGCTCGACGAATATGCGCGCGCCCTCGACGCGCACGACGCGAATGGGTGTTCCTTGCGCGATGAACTCACCCTCGGTAAGCACGTCGACGCGACGGCCTTCGATGGAAGCGATTCCCGCCGGACGCAGGTAGCTCGCTGCGGTACCGGCACGTCCGCGCAAATCTCGATAGTCACCGCTCGCCACATACTCCGGACCCTGGGCGGCCGCGAGCGCCAGCCGGTGCGCCCAAGCATTCTGCGGCACGGCGCGCACTGCGAGCGTAAAGGCAATGACGGTCAGGACGATCGCCGTCGCAATCGTTTCTATGCCCACAAAGAAGAATGGCATGCCGAACGCAAAGAGCACCGCCGCCAGCAGCGCCCCCACGCCGAGTATGCCGGGCAAGCCATGACCCGGGACGACGTGTAACTCCCAGAGGATCCCCAAGAGTCCGAGAATGGCCAGCACGATCACGAAGCCATTCGAAAAACCGGCGTAGACGTGGCTTCCGAAGAACAATGCGAAGGCGCCGATGCCGACGATGCCCGCGATGCCGTGCATCGTTTGCATCTCGATCAGGAGCCCAAGCATTCCGATGCTCAAGAGCAGCCCGCTGACGATGGGATCGGTCGCAAACCGCGCGATGCTCTCGGCCCAGGAAAACTCTTCGACCACTCGGGGAGCGCCCGCGAGATGGAGTTGCATCAGCGCTAGGTCGAGCGTGGGCGCGGTGCCCGAGGCAATTCCCGAACGAACGGCGTCGTCGGTATTGAGCGTCAGAATCGAGCCCGATCGCTTATACTGCGCGACGTCCACGTTCTTATCCACCATCGCCGCGGCCAGCTTTGGGTCGCGATGATTTCGCAGCGCCGTCGATTCGAACTCGGCCCGTAGGGCCGATATCGTTTTGACCGTCGCGGGAATCGGTTCGGCTGCGCCAATCGACGCCCCAGGCGCCATGATGATGCGACTTGCCGTCAGCGATATGAGCGCCGCCGCGGAATAGGCGCGCTCGCCGACGTACGCATCGACCGGCTCCTGTGCCGAAAAAAGCGCGTCGCGAATGCGAAACGCCGCATCGACGAGTCCGCCGGGACTATTGACGTCGAGCACGATCGCCTGCGCGTGCTGCTGATTTGCTTGCTCGACCGAACGCTCCACGAGGTGCGCCATGCCGGCGTCGACCGTTCCTGTGATCGGCACGACCACGATGGGGCGCGCCGGCGACTGGGCTAACGCCAGCCCCGTGAGCCCGAACAGCACCAACCAGAACCAGAGGCAGGTCCGCGCTCGCACTACCATGTCGTGAACTACCGGAGGGCGGCGCCCGGAGTTACGTTTGGGCGGCAACTAGCCCGATGAAAGCAGCTCGGTCACGATCTGACGCACGAGATTTCCGTCGGCCTGACCTTTGAGCTGCGGCATGACGACTTTCATCACCGAGCCCGCGTTGCGCGATGCCGGCGGCAGCTCGGCCAAGACGCTCTGAGCGATCTCGCGGATTTCGGCAGCGGATCGTTGGGCCGGCAGATAGGCGAGCAGAATTTCGCGCTCGCGGCGCTCCTTATCGGCCAGATCCACACGCCCGGCCCGCTCGAACTCCGCGAGCGAATCACCACGCTGCTTCACCAGACGACCCACCACCTCGAGTTCCTCGGCATCGGATACGTCGCGGCCGCTCTCTGTGCGCTTGTAGGTAAAACCGGAGAGCACGGAGCGGAGCGTATCGAGGCGCAATTGGTCGCGCGCGCGCATCGCATCTTTCAAATCCGAGCCGATGCGATCTTTGAGCGATCCCACGAAGAGAGCTTACGCGCGGCGCTTGCGCGCTGCAGCAGATTTCTTCTTGCGGCGAACGCTCGGCTTTTCGTAGTGCTCGTGCTTGCGCGCTTCCGCTAGAATACCCGCCTTTTGGGTGGCCTTCTTAAAGCGCCGCAGCGCGCTCTCAATCGTTTCGCCTGGAGCGATGCGAACTTCCATTTATTGACGACCCCCCTTTCGGCGCGCTTCTTCCCAAAGGTCGGAAGCACGAAAAATTAGGCCCAGTTGGGCCTGCGACCAGGTTAACATAGCGCGAGTCGAGCGTCAAATCAACGAACGCCGAACGGTTCCTTACCCGGGCGGCCACGCCATGCGGCGTCCGGCGAGCACGTGCACGTGGACGTGCCCGACCGTCTGACCGCCGTCGGTACCGGTGTTCACGACCAAGCGAAATCCGCTCTCGCTGCATCGCACGCCCAAGGTGGAGGCCACACTCATCAATCGTGCGGTCAGCGGGCCATTCTCTGCCGCTTCGACGACCGTGTCGTGGTGCGCGAGCGGCAGCACGAGCAGATGCGTCGGTGCCTGCGGATTGAGATCTTCGATCGCGACCACGGCCTCGTCGCGATAGACTTCTTTCGCTGCGACCTCGCGGGCGCCGATCTTGCAGAAGATGCAATCTTCCATCAGCGCGTCCGAATGCTGAAACTCCACGATTTGGTCGTCGTGTTTCCGGCTTGATCGGCAACGCGAACGGTGACGCGTATGGGGCCGTCGGGGTAGCTGTACGAAGGCAGATATTGAATGAACTGCGTCGTGCGCACGCACTCCGACGTTACGTCCCGCCCGTCGATCCAGAGTAGCGCGCTCGATGGATTGACGGGCACCGCGTCCGAAGCAAAGCTCGCGTAAACGGCCGGACGATTCGTATTAATCGTGCTGCCAGCGTCCGGCGCAAAATCGGATATGCCTGGCCCGACGCTCGAGGCAGAGATCGTTTGCGGGGCCGGCGCCTGGGCGGTTGCGACTCCGAGCGTCAAGTGCCCAATCAAGGCCACGTCGTCGAAGTTTGCGCCGC
This Candidatus Eremiobacterota bacterium DNA region includes the following protein-coding sequences:
- a CDS encoding DoxX family protein; translation: MILPASRTYAGWLAIARILTGAVWIIHAIPKFLNGASFLPPNGRFSTYVQQGIASTSGPYHDFMVGVVAPNAAIFAELVRLGELLVGISLVLGLFTRLGAFFGVLLPLNYMAARGAVATLSGWGSADATLALLGAISLILPTGRVAGFDGLRTPRAPRRPKVIAEVVPERPLDRPTAPP
- the mltG gene encoding endolytic transglycosylase MltG, coding for MRRALLAAAVLVLLIVASLGWLWFLVYADRSHPTAGGRVIIDRGLTFTQAEQQLAAAGIIGNVTTFRILAHVRGEEADVRAGEYEFAPHLTQSEVLHALVTGGAQVAAWVTIPEGFTAAQIAERLQNSGIGSAKAFLREFLDHRLVVDGTPTRNLEGFLFPSTYLLPLGASPQQASAPMIAEFFKELPAGAASAARALHLTVPQAVIVASLVEREAKSEIDRPRIAEVIYNRLALGMPLQVDAAIEYALPAHKSLLTYGDLKVDSPYNTYEHAGLPPTPIANPGRLSLEAAFDPSKGDDLYYVYCGNGRHVFAKTLAEHQANVARCLQ
- the ruvX gene encoding Holliday junction resolvase RuvX encodes the protein MALDVGSKRIGVAVADPSASFGLPVATIERRNRREDLAAIKEYLESYDVKELVVGDPITLQGERGIAARAMDEFVESLRGVFTGVIHRVDERLTTAQATKSLIAADVSRGKRRQIVDRMAAALILESFLLRRRRKSGE
- the recO gene encoding DNA repair protein RecO, whose translation is MVLRGRQLGEADRILTLFTLECGKLDGVAKGVRRPRSHLAGRVEFLNECQFVMHRGRSLDVIASADIVATPWTRLVEPERYGVAAVAAELIDAFCEPDLALPDVYALLTGVIGAIAASSSPRRLLPRFSLRLLQMLGLSPPLTTCVRCGKALPSGAVWLDAQAGGLIDPGCREGWQNLPELQEDDVLNLRALARPKASDGAAIASTPSAASAIDELVAHHLGKRPRALAQLASLKA
- a CDS encoding HlyC/CorC family transporter, coding for MNTDPVPRSPEALPYEIAALVVLVLLAGFFAASEAALVSISRLRARAIAERRVKGSVNLQRLVDDKMRFLTAILVGNTIVLLAADSLATYIALKLGIPSGAVISTAVMAVVFLLFGEIVPKTVATGDSERWALRLALPMRYAASLLTPVARTFQVTTDLILRLFGVKHAHRPYVTEEDIRALVNVGAEQRVIEEQERELIHSVMEFGDTIVREVMKPRPEMVAVSVDDSPRRVLDVVVAEGYSKLPVYQESKDDIVGVIHDRELLVALANGSLAHANVRSLMRPVVHVPEMKKIADLLREMQRDKFSLAIVVDEYGGTAGLVTMEDLLEEIVGEIRDEHDEDEQESISVVSGNEAVVEAGTNIEDVNAKLGTQLPTEDFETIGGYTVGLFGRLPKEGEEIEGADHTRLRVDRTRGRRILAVRVYTNGAMAQAPEAEETDAAARL
- a CDS encoding diacylglycerol kinase, which produces MAVWAERLMQQPVDDRGKRPPHYLPIDQSRFLRSFHHAFEGIIYATRSEPNMRVHFLIAALVLLATLILRLDRYYVVATIALVALVLSLELMNTAVEAIVDLLTVAHHPLAKSAKDAAAGAVLIAAIGAALAGYLILYQGIISGGERVFAAVQSVPANVALICLAVVAIATVFAKAWVGRGSALQGGAVSGHTALAFAGATMLAFFYQKPLAAILAYFIAFLVAQSRVEARIHRPFEVFWGAVLGTLSALAIYVLVRPHVVL
- the ybeY gene encoding rRNA maturation RNase YbeY, giving the protein MIYYRNGVRRSGVNGRALVATAQRLLAVAAEKDDALSLTLVADEEIRTLNREYRGKDAATDVLSFPLAGDSEPLVRERLLGDVVISVETAQRQAKAYDASLQSELYRLLIHGLLHLQGHDHIEPAERRMMRREERRLAQAIALPWPYGRNG
- a CDS encoding PhoH family protein yields the protein MSDTGGDRSAPVPATLLRNHRGREVRPRTAGQRRFVHSIDEATLTFGIGPAGTGKTYLAVVMAVRALKKHEVTRVILSRPAVEAGERLGFLPGDLREKFDPYMRPLFDVLAEMLEDSQVNKYIERGTLEIAPLAYMRGRTLSDAFVILDEAQNATDDQLKMFLTRLGSGSKMVVTGDVTQIDLPSGQRSGLRTAASRLAGIDEVGVVEFDETDVVRHPLVAKIVRAYAGAPSL
- the floA gene encoding flotillin-like protein FloA (flotillin-like protein involved in membrane lipid rafts); this translates as MIAVSGAIIFVIAVIAFFAFLYYFPIGLWIRTIAAGVPLGIVALVRMRLIGIPPGIIVTNYVRARKAGLNLTVDQMQSHYLAGGNVENVTLAMIAAQRAQIPLEWQRAAAIDLAGRNVLEALQTSVTPKVIETPIFQGVAQNGIQLNVKARITVRSNLDRYVGGAGEPTIVARVGEGVVSAVGAAIDHKEVLEYPDRISKTVLAKGLDAGTAFEIVSIDIADVDVGKNIGAELQTSQAEADRRIAQAKAAERQYAALAAEQEQKAETQAMRAKVVEAEAAIPQAIAQAFVRGNLGVMDYYRLKNVQADTEMRGAIGTSTEAQTDAQQQPPITGPIQK